A DNA window from Arachis hypogaea cultivar Tifrunner chromosome 18, arahy.Tifrunner.gnm2.J5K5, whole genome shotgun sequence contains the following coding sequences:
- the LOC112772198 gene encoding probable LRR receptor-like serine/threonine-protein kinase At1g07650 isoform X7, producing MITTSSKLFFFSSFLALCFMLYPIEATSRLPDTEVEALKQIKKTLGWDLKNIDPCSKGGIISNPVRSTSEIINVSCDCSIAHDNFCHIIAIALVANGLSGEIPKELANITTLKTLSLEFNNFYGNLSVLGSLPHLEILHLTSNNFTGELPETFSNLITLKELRLGDNQFSGKIPNFIQKWTGLENLVIQGSGFTGPIPSEISYLLNLEDLRISDLNGPESKFPPLDNMTNLGVLILRSCNINDTIPKYLGNFKNLKTLDLSYNKLGGEIPKFLTSLSSIKYIYLTGNILTGQVPADWTAPIDLSYNNFSNSPETVTCQMSNMNLFASFAKGNNTGPLSCGQSKEKCPKYYYSFHINCGGDSSVQKGRITYESDSYKGVPFKKSTVESSNWAISTTGGDFMDNVHQYDLIQENETKLAIVDDVDLYTKARGSPISLTYYGFCLANGNYTVNLHFAEIVFINGTTYSSLGRRVFDVYIQVSI from the exons ATGATCACTACTTCCTCTaaacttttcttcttttcatcaTTCCTTGCACTTTGCTTCATGCTATATCCTATAGAAGCTACTTCTCGGCTGCCAGACACAGAAG TGGAAGCTCTGAAGCAAATAAAAAAAACGCTCGGTTGGGACTTGAAGAACATAGATCCATGCAGTAAGGGGGGGATTATTTCAAACCCAGTTCGCTCAACATCAGAAATAATTAATGTTTCATGTGATTGCTCCATTGCTCATGACAACTTCTGCCATATCATTGCCAT TGCACTTGTTGCAAACGGACTGAGTGGTGAAATCCCTAAGGAGCTAGCAAACATCACCACTCTCAAAACTTT GTCCTTAGAGTTCAATAATTTCTATGGAAATCTTTCAGTTCTTGGGTCTCTTCCACACCTTGAAATACT GCATCTTACCTCTAATAATTTCACTGGAGAACTGCCTGAAACATTTTCAAATCTAATCACATTAAAGGAACT CCGTCTTGGTGATAATCAATTCTCAGGAAAAATACCTAATTTCATACAAAAATGGACAGGACTTGAAAATTT AGTAATACAGGGGAGTGGTTTTACTGGGCCAATTCCATCTGAAATTTCATATTTACTTAATTTAGAAGACTT GAGGATTAGTGACCTGAATGGACCTGAGTCTAAATTCCCACCTCTCGATAATATGACAAACTTGGGAGTATT GATATTAAGGAGTTGCAACATTAATGACACAATCCCTAAGTATCttggaaattttaaaaatttgaaaacatt AGACCTCAGCTATAACAAATTAGGAGGAGAAATTCCAAAGTTTCTTACATCGCTATCAAGTATAAAGTACAT ATATTTAACTGGAAACATTCTCACTGGACAAGTGCCCGCCGATTGGACTGCACCCAT AGATCTTTCATATAACAACTTCAGCAACTCCCCAGAAACAGTAACATGTCAAATGTCAAACAT GAACTTGTTTGCGAGTTTTGCAAAAGGCAACAACAC AGGACCTCTTTCTTGTGGGCAAAGCAAAGAAAAATGCCCAAAAT ACTATTATTCTTTCCATATAAATTGTGGTGGAGATAGTAGTGTACAGAAAGGAAGGATAACATATGAGAGTGATTCATATAAGGGAGTACCATTTAAGAAAAGTACAGTTGAATCATCAAATTGGGCAATTAGTACAACTGGTGGTGATTTCATGGATAATGTTCATCAGTACGACCTTATCCAAGAAAATGAAACCAAACTTGCCATAGTTGATGATGTTGATCTTTATACAAAGGCACGTGGTTCTCCCATTTCTTTGACTTACTATGGGTTTTGCCTGGCAAATGGAAACTACACCGTCAATCTCCACTTTGCAGAGATCGTTTTTATCAATGGCACCACATATAGCAGCCTAGGAAGGCGTGTATTTGATGTATACATTCAGGTATCTATTTGA
- the LOC112772198 gene encoding probable LRR receptor-like serine/threonine-protein kinase At1g07650 isoform X3 encodes MITTSSKLFFFSSFLALCFMLYPIEATSRLPDTEVEALKQIKKTLGWDLKNIDPCSKGGIISNPVRSTSEIINVSCDCSIAHDNFCHIIAINLTRNYLSGTIPREWGTMNLTKIALVANGLSGEIPKELANITTLKTLSLEFNNFYGNLSVLGSLPHLEILHLTSNNFTGELPETFSNLITLKELRLGDNQFSGKIPNFIQKWTGLENLVIQGSGFTGPIPSEISYLLNLEDLRISDLNGPESKFPPLDNMTNLGVLILRSCNINDTIPKYLGNFKNLKTLDLSYNKLGGEIPKFLTSLSSIKYIYLTGNILTGQVPADWTAPIDLSYNNFSNSPETVTCQMSNMNLFASFAKGNNTGPLSCGQSKEKCPKYYYSFHINCGGDSSVQKGRITYESDSYKGVPFKKSTVESSNWAISTTGGDFMDNVHQYDLIQENETKLAIVDDVDLYTKARGSPISLTYYGFCLANGNYTVNLHFAEIVFINGTTYSSLGRRVFDVYIQVSI; translated from the exons ATGATCACTACTTCCTCTaaacttttcttcttttcatcaTTCCTTGCACTTTGCTTCATGCTATATCCTATAGAAGCTACTTCTCGGCTGCCAGACACAGAAG TGGAAGCTCTGAAGCAAATAAAAAAAACGCTCGGTTGGGACTTGAAGAACATAGATCCATGCAGTAAGGGGGGGATTATTTCAAACCCAGTTCGCTCAACATCAGAAATAATTAATGTTTCATGTGATTGCTCCATTGCTCATGACAACTTCTGCCATATCATTGCCAT TAATCTTACCCGCAATTACCTTAGCGGTACGATTCCTAGAGAATGGGGTACGATGAACCTTACCAAAAT TGCACTTGTTGCAAACGGACTGAGTGGTGAAATCCCTAAGGAGCTAGCAAACATCACCACTCTCAAAACTTT GTCCTTAGAGTTCAATAATTTCTATGGAAATCTTTCAGTTCTTGGGTCTCTTCCACACCTTGAAATACT GCATCTTACCTCTAATAATTTCACTGGAGAACTGCCTGAAACATTTTCAAATCTAATCACATTAAAGGAACT CCGTCTTGGTGATAATCAATTCTCAGGAAAAATACCTAATTTCATACAAAAATGGACAGGACTTGAAAATTT AGTAATACAGGGGAGTGGTTTTACTGGGCCAATTCCATCTGAAATTTCATATTTACTTAATTTAGAAGACTT GAGGATTAGTGACCTGAATGGACCTGAGTCTAAATTCCCACCTCTCGATAATATGACAAACTTGGGAGTATT GATATTAAGGAGTTGCAACATTAATGACACAATCCCTAAGTATCttggaaattttaaaaatttgaaaacatt AGACCTCAGCTATAACAAATTAGGAGGAGAAATTCCAAAGTTTCTTACATCGCTATCAAGTATAAAGTACAT ATATTTAACTGGAAACATTCTCACTGGACAAGTGCCCGCCGATTGGACTGCACCCAT AGATCTTTCATATAACAACTTCAGCAACTCCCCAGAAACAGTAACATGTCAAATGTCAAACAT GAACTTGTTTGCGAGTTTTGCAAAAGGCAACAACAC AGGACCTCTTTCTTGTGGGCAAAGCAAAGAAAAATGCCCAAAAT ACTATTATTCTTTCCATATAAATTGTGGTGGAGATAGTAGTGTACAGAAAGGAAGGATAACATATGAGAGTGATTCATATAAGGGAGTACCATTTAAGAAAAGTACAGTTGAATCATCAAATTGGGCAATTAGTACAACTGGTGGTGATTTCATGGATAATGTTCATCAGTACGACCTTATCCAAGAAAATGAAACCAAACTTGCCATAGTTGATGATGTTGATCTTTATACAAAGGCACGTGGTTCTCCCATTTCTTTGACTTACTATGGGTTTTGCCTGGCAAATGGAAACTACACCGTCAATCTCCACTTTGCAGAGATCGTTTTTATCAATGGCACCACATATAGCAGCCTAGGAAGGCGTGTATTTGATGTATACATTCAGGTATCTATTTGA
- the LOC112772198 gene encoding probable leucine-rich repeat receptor-like serine/threonine-protein kinase At3g14840 isoform X5 → MITTSSKLFFFSSFLALCFMLYPIEATSRLPDTEVEALKQIKKTLGWDLKNIDPCSKGGIISNPVRSTSEIINVSCDCSIAHDNFCHIIAIILSAQNLQGKLPPELVKLPYLQEINLTRNYLSGTIPREWGTMNLTKMSLEFNNFYGNLSVLGSLPHLEILHLTSNNFTGELPETFSNLITLKELRLGDNQFSGKIPNFIQKWTGLENLVIQGSGFTGPIPSEISYLLNLEDLRISDLNGPESKFPPLDNMTNLGVLILRSCNINDTIPKYLGNFKNLKTLDLSYNKLGGEIPKFLTSLSSIKYIYLTGNILTGQVPADWTAPIDLSYNNFSNSPETVTCQMSNMNLFASFAKGNNTGPLSCGQSKEKCPKYYYSFHINCGGDSSVQKGRITYESDSYKGVPFKKSTVESSNWAISTTGGDFMDNVHQYDLIQENETKLAIVDDVDLYTKARGSPISLTYYGFCLANGNYTVNLHFAEIVFINGTTYSSLGRRVFDVYIQVSI, encoded by the exons ATGATCACTACTTCCTCTaaacttttcttcttttcatcaTTCCTTGCACTTTGCTTCATGCTATATCCTATAGAAGCTACTTCTCGGCTGCCAGACACAGAAG TGGAAGCTCTGAAGCAAATAAAAAAAACGCTCGGTTGGGACTTGAAGAACATAGATCCATGCAGTAAGGGGGGGATTATTTCAAACCCAGTTCGCTCAACATCAGAAATAATTAATGTTTCATGTGATTGCTCCATTGCTCATGACAACTTCTGCCATATCATTGCCAT AATTCTGAGTGCACAAAATCTTCAAGGAAAACTTCCTCCAGAACTTGTCAAGCTGCCATACCTTCAAGAGAT TAATCTTACCCGCAATTACCTTAGCGGTACGATTCCTAGAGAATGGGGTACGATGAACCTTACCAAAAT GTCCTTAGAGTTCAATAATTTCTATGGAAATCTTTCAGTTCTTGGGTCTCTTCCACACCTTGAAATACT GCATCTTACCTCTAATAATTTCACTGGAGAACTGCCTGAAACATTTTCAAATCTAATCACATTAAAGGAACT CCGTCTTGGTGATAATCAATTCTCAGGAAAAATACCTAATTTCATACAAAAATGGACAGGACTTGAAAATTT AGTAATACAGGGGAGTGGTTTTACTGGGCCAATTCCATCTGAAATTTCATATTTACTTAATTTAGAAGACTT GAGGATTAGTGACCTGAATGGACCTGAGTCTAAATTCCCACCTCTCGATAATATGACAAACTTGGGAGTATT GATATTAAGGAGTTGCAACATTAATGACACAATCCCTAAGTATCttggaaattttaaaaatttgaaaacatt AGACCTCAGCTATAACAAATTAGGAGGAGAAATTCCAAAGTTTCTTACATCGCTATCAAGTATAAAGTACAT ATATTTAACTGGAAACATTCTCACTGGACAAGTGCCCGCCGATTGGACTGCACCCAT AGATCTTTCATATAACAACTTCAGCAACTCCCCAGAAACAGTAACATGTCAAATGTCAAACAT GAACTTGTTTGCGAGTTTTGCAAAAGGCAACAACAC AGGACCTCTTTCTTGTGGGCAAAGCAAAGAAAAATGCCCAAAAT ACTATTATTCTTTCCATATAAATTGTGGTGGAGATAGTAGTGTACAGAAAGGAAGGATAACATATGAGAGTGATTCATATAAGGGAGTACCATTTAAGAAAAGTACAGTTGAATCATCAAATTGGGCAATTAGTACAACTGGTGGTGATTTCATGGATAATGTTCATCAGTACGACCTTATCCAAGAAAATGAAACCAAACTTGCCATAGTTGATGATGTTGATCTTTATACAAAGGCACGTGGTTCTCCCATTTCTTTGACTTACTATGGGTTTTGCCTGGCAAATGGAAACTACACCGTCAATCTCCACTTTGCAGAGATCGTTTTTATCAATGGCACCACATATAGCAGCCTAGGAAGGCGTGTATTTGATGTATACATTCAGGTATCTATTTGA
- the LOC112772198 gene encoding probable LRR receptor-like serine/threonine-protein kinase At1g07650 isoform X1, whose protein sequence is MITTSSKLFFFSSFLALCFMLYPIEATSRLPDTEVEALKQIKKTLGWDLKNIDPCSKGGIISNPVRSTSEIINVSCDCSIAHDNFCHIIAIILSAQNLQGKLPPELVKLPYLQEINLTRNYLSGTIPREWGTMNLTKIALVANGLSGEIPKELANITTLKTLSLEFNNFYGNLSVLGSLPHLEILHLTSNNFTGELPETFSNLITLKELRLGDNQFSGKIPNFIQKWTGLENLVIQGSGFTGPIPSEISYLLNLEDLRISDLNGPESKFPPLDNMTNLGVLILRSCNINDTIPKYLGNFKNLKTLDLSYNKLGGEIPKFLTSLSSIKYIYLTGNILTGQVPADWTAPIDLSYNNFSNSPETVTCQMSNMNLFASFAKGNNTGPLSCGQSKEKCPKYYYSFHINCGGDSSVQKGRITYESDSYKGVPFKKSTVESSNWAISTTGGDFMDNVHQYDLIQENETKLAIVDDVDLYTKARGSPISLTYYGFCLANGNYTVNLHFAEIVFINGTTYSSLGRRVFDVYIQVKN, encoded by the exons ATGATCACTACTTCCTCTaaacttttcttcttttcatcaTTCCTTGCACTTTGCTTCATGCTATATCCTATAGAAGCTACTTCTCGGCTGCCAGACACAGAAG TGGAAGCTCTGAAGCAAATAAAAAAAACGCTCGGTTGGGACTTGAAGAACATAGATCCATGCAGTAAGGGGGGGATTATTTCAAACCCAGTTCGCTCAACATCAGAAATAATTAATGTTTCATGTGATTGCTCCATTGCTCATGACAACTTCTGCCATATCATTGCCAT AATTCTGAGTGCACAAAATCTTCAAGGAAAACTTCCTCCAGAACTTGTCAAGCTGCCATACCTTCAAGAGAT TAATCTTACCCGCAATTACCTTAGCGGTACGATTCCTAGAGAATGGGGTACGATGAACCTTACCAAAAT TGCACTTGTTGCAAACGGACTGAGTGGTGAAATCCCTAAGGAGCTAGCAAACATCACCACTCTCAAAACTTT GTCCTTAGAGTTCAATAATTTCTATGGAAATCTTTCAGTTCTTGGGTCTCTTCCACACCTTGAAATACT GCATCTTACCTCTAATAATTTCACTGGAGAACTGCCTGAAACATTTTCAAATCTAATCACATTAAAGGAACT CCGTCTTGGTGATAATCAATTCTCAGGAAAAATACCTAATTTCATACAAAAATGGACAGGACTTGAAAATTT AGTAATACAGGGGAGTGGTTTTACTGGGCCAATTCCATCTGAAATTTCATATTTACTTAATTTAGAAGACTT GAGGATTAGTGACCTGAATGGACCTGAGTCTAAATTCCCACCTCTCGATAATATGACAAACTTGGGAGTATT GATATTAAGGAGTTGCAACATTAATGACACAATCCCTAAGTATCttggaaattttaaaaatttgaaaacatt AGACCTCAGCTATAACAAATTAGGAGGAGAAATTCCAAAGTTTCTTACATCGCTATCAAGTATAAAGTACAT ATATTTAACTGGAAACATTCTCACTGGACAAGTGCCCGCCGATTGGACTGCACCCAT AGATCTTTCATATAACAACTTCAGCAACTCCCCAGAAACAGTAACATGTCAAATGTCAAACAT GAACTTGTTTGCGAGTTTTGCAAAAGGCAACAACAC AGGACCTCTTTCTTGTGGGCAAAGCAAAGAAAAATGCCCAAAAT ACTATTATTCTTTCCATATAAATTGTGGTGGAGATAGTAGTGTACAGAAAGGAAGGATAACATATGAGAGTGATTCATATAAGGGAGTACCATTTAAGAAAAGTACAGTTGAATCATCAAATTGGGCAATTAGTACAACTGGTGGTGATTTCATGGATAATGTTCATCAGTACGACCTTATCCAAGAAAATGAAACCAAACTTGCCATAGTTGATGATGTTGATCTTTATACAAAGGCACGTGGTTCTCCCATTTCTTTGACTTACTATGGGTTTTGCCTGGCAAATGGAAACTACACCGTCAATCTCCACTTTGCAGAGATCGTTTTTATCAATGGCACCACATATAGCAGCCTAGGAAGGCGTGTATTTGATGTATACATTCAG gttAAAAACTAA
- the LOC112772198 gene encoding probable LRR receptor-like serine/threonine-protein kinase At1g07650 isoform X8, with product MITTSSKLFFFSSFLALCFMLYPIEATSRLPDTEVEALKQIKKTLGWDLKNIDPCSKGGIISNPVRSTSEIINVSCDCSIAHDNFCHIIAINLTRNYLSGTIPREWGTMNLTKMSLEFNNFYGNLSVLGSLPHLEILHLTSNNFTGELPETFSNLITLKELRLGDNQFSGKIPNFIQKWTGLENLVIQGSGFTGPIPSEISYLLNLEDLRISDLNGPESKFPPLDNMTNLGVLILRSCNINDTIPKYLGNFKNLKTLDLSYNKLGGEIPKFLTSLSSIKYIYLTGNILTGQVPADWTAPIDLSYNNFSNSPETVTCQMSNMNLFASFAKGNNTGPLSCGQSKEKCPKYYYSFHINCGGDSSVQKGRITYESDSYKGVPFKKSTVESSNWAISTTGGDFMDNVHQYDLIQENETKLAIVDDVDLYTKARGSPISLTYYGFCLANGNYTVNLHFAEIVFINGTTYSSLGRRVFDVYIQVSI from the exons ATGATCACTACTTCCTCTaaacttttcttcttttcatcaTTCCTTGCACTTTGCTTCATGCTATATCCTATAGAAGCTACTTCTCGGCTGCCAGACACAGAAG TGGAAGCTCTGAAGCAAATAAAAAAAACGCTCGGTTGGGACTTGAAGAACATAGATCCATGCAGTAAGGGGGGGATTATTTCAAACCCAGTTCGCTCAACATCAGAAATAATTAATGTTTCATGTGATTGCTCCATTGCTCATGACAACTTCTGCCATATCATTGCCAT TAATCTTACCCGCAATTACCTTAGCGGTACGATTCCTAGAGAATGGGGTACGATGAACCTTACCAAAAT GTCCTTAGAGTTCAATAATTTCTATGGAAATCTTTCAGTTCTTGGGTCTCTTCCACACCTTGAAATACT GCATCTTACCTCTAATAATTTCACTGGAGAACTGCCTGAAACATTTTCAAATCTAATCACATTAAAGGAACT CCGTCTTGGTGATAATCAATTCTCAGGAAAAATACCTAATTTCATACAAAAATGGACAGGACTTGAAAATTT AGTAATACAGGGGAGTGGTTTTACTGGGCCAATTCCATCTGAAATTTCATATTTACTTAATTTAGAAGACTT GAGGATTAGTGACCTGAATGGACCTGAGTCTAAATTCCCACCTCTCGATAATATGACAAACTTGGGAGTATT GATATTAAGGAGTTGCAACATTAATGACACAATCCCTAAGTATCttggaaattttaaaaatttgaaaacatt AGACCTCAGCTATAACAAATTAGGAGGAGAAATTCCAAAGTTTCTTACATCGCTATCAAGTATAAAGTACAT ATATTTAACTGGAAACATTCTCACTGGACAAGTGCCCGCCGATTGGACTGCACCCAT AGATCTTTCATATAACAACTTCAGCAACTCCCCAGAAACAGTAACATGTCAAATGTCAAACAT GAACTTGTTTGCGAGTTTTGCAAAAGGCAACAACAC AGGACCTCTTTCTTGTGGGCAAAGCAAAGAAAAATGCCCAAAAT ACTATTATTCTTTCCATATAAATTGTGGTGGAGATAGTAGTGTACAGAAAGGAAGGATAACATATGAGAGTGATTCATATAAGGGAGTACCATTTAAGAAAAGTACAGTTGAATCATCAAATTGGGCAATTAGTACAACTGGTGGTGATTTCATGGATAATGTTCATCAGTACGACCTTATCCAAGAAAATGAAACCAAACTTGCCATAGTTGATGATGTTGATCTTTATACAAAGGCACGTGGTTCTCCCATTTCTTTGACTTACTATGGGTTTTGCCTGGCAAATGGAAACTACACCGTCAATCTCCACTTTGCAGAGATCGTTTTTATCAATGGCACCACATATAGCAGCCTAGGAAGGCGTGTATTTGATGTATACATTCAGGTATCTATTTGA
- the LOC112772198 gene encoding probable LRR receptor-like serine/threonine-protein kinase At1g07650 isoform X2 codes for MITTSSKLFFFSSFLALCFMLYPIEATSRLPDTEVEALKQIKKTLGWDLKNIDPCSKGGIISNPVRSTSEIINVSCDCSIAHDNFCHIIAIILSAQNLQGKLPPELVKLPYLQEINLTRNYLSGTIPREWGTMNLTKIALVANGLSGEIPKELANITTLKTLSLEFNNFYGNLSVLGSLPHLEILHLTSNNFTGELPETFSNLITLKELRLGDNQFSGKIPNFIQKWTGLENLVIQGSGFTGPIPSEISYLLNLEDLRISDLNGPESKFPPLDNMTNLGVLILRSCNINDTIPKYLGNFKNLKTLDLSYNKLGGEIPKFLTSLSSIKYIYLTGNILTGQVPADWTAPIDLSYNNFSNSPETVTCQMSNIGPLSCGQSKEKCPKYYYSFHINCGGDSSVQKGRITYESDSYKGVPFKKSTVESSNWAISTTGGDFMDNVHQYDLIQENETKLAIVDDVDLYTKARGSPISLTYYGFCLANGNYTVNLHFAEIVFINGTTYSSLGRRVFDVYIQVSI; via the exons ATGATCACTACTTCCTCTaaacttttcttcttttcatcaTTCCTTGCACTTTGCTTCATGCTATATCCTATAGAAGCTACTTCTCGGCTGCCAGACACAGAAG TGGAAGCTCTGAAGCAAATAAAAAAAACGCTCGGTTGGGACTTGAAGAACATAGATCCATGCAGTAAGGGGGGGATTATTTCAAACCCAGTTCGCTCAACATCAGAAATAATTAATGTTTCATGTGATTGCTCCATTGCTCATGACAACTTCTGCCATATCATTGCCAT AATTCTGAGTGCACAAAATCTTCAAGGAAAACTTCCTCCAGAACTTGTCAAGCTGCCATACCTTCAAGAGAT TAATCTTACCCGCAATTACCTTAGCGGTACGATTCCTAGAGAATGGGGTACGATGAACCTTACCAAAAT TGCACTTGTTGCAAACGGACTGAGTGGTGAAATCCCTAAGGAGCTAGCAAACATCACCACTCTCAAAACTTT GTCCTTAGAGTTCAATAATTTCTATGGAAATCTTTCAGTTCTTGGGTCTCTTCCACACCTTGAAATACT GCATCTTACCTCTAATAATTTCACTGGAGAACTGCCTGAAACATTTTCAAATCTAATCACATTAAAGGAACT CCGTCTTGGTGATAATCAATTCTCAGGAAAAATACCTAATTTCATACAAAAATGGACAGGACTTGAAAATTT AGTAATACAGGGGAGTGGTTTTACTGGGCCAATTCCATCTGAAATTTCATATTTACTTAATTTAGAAGACTT GAGGATTAGTGACCTGAATGGACCTGAGTCTAAATTCCCACCTCTCGATAATATGACAAACTTGGGAGTATT GATATTAAGGAGTTGCAACATTAATGACACAATCCCTAAGTATCttggaaattttaaaaatttgaaaacatt AGACCTCAGCTATAACAAATTAGGAGGAGAAATTCCAAAGTTTCTTACATCGCTATCAAGTATAAAGTACAT ATATTTAACTGGAAACATTCTCACTGGACAAGTGCCCGCCGATTGGACTGCACCCAT AGATCTTTCATATAACAACTTCAGCAACTCCCCAGAAACAGTAACATGTCAAATGTCAAACAT AGGACCTCTTTCTTGTGGGCAAAGCAAAGAAAAATGCCCAAAAT ACTATTATTCTTTCCATATAAATTGTGGTGGAGATAGTAGTGTACAGAAAGGAAGGATAACATATGAGAGTGATTCATATAAGGGAGTACCATTTAAGAAAAGTACAGTTGAATCATCAAATTGGGCAATTAGTACAACTGGTGGTGATTTCATGGATAATGTTCATCAGTACGACCTTATCCAAGAAAATGAAACCAAACTTGCCATAGTTGATGATGTTGATCTTTATACAAAGGCACGTGGTTCTCCCATTTCTTTGACTTACTATGGGTTTTGCCTGGCAAATGGAAACTACACCGTCAATCTCCACTTTGCAGAGATCGTTTTTATCAATGGCACCACATATAGCAGCCTAGGAAGGCGTGTATTTGATGTATACATTCAGGTATCTATTTGA
- the LOC112772198 gene encoding probable LRR receptor-like serine/threonine-protein kinase At1g07650 isoform X4, with product MITTSSKLFFFSSFLALCFMLYPIEATSRLPDTEVEALKQIKKTLGWDLKNIDPCSKGGIISNPVRSTSEIINVSCDCSIAHDNFCHIIAIILSAQNLQGKLPPELVKLPYLQEINLTRNYLSGTIPREWGTMNLTKIALVANGLSGEIPKELANITTLKTLSLEFNNFYGNLSVLGSLPHLEILHLTSNNFTGELPETFSNLITLKELRLGDNQFSGKIPNFIQKWTGLENLRISDLNGPESKFPPLDNMTNLGVLILRSCNINDTIPKYLGNFKNLKTLDLSYNKLGGEIPKFLTSLSSIKYIYLTGNILTGQVPADWTAPIDLSYNNFSNSPETVTCQMSNMNLFASFAKGNNTGPLSCGQSKEKCPKYYYSFHINCGGDSSVQKGRITYESDSYKGVPFKKSTVESSNWAISTTGGDFMDNVHQYDLIQENETKLAIVDDVDLYTKARGSPISLTYYGFCLANGNYTVNLHFAEIVFINGTTYSSLGRRVFDVYIQVSI from the exons ATGATCACTACTTCCTCTaaacttttcttcttttcatcaTTCCTTGCACTTTGCTTCATGCTATATCCTATAGAAGCTACTTCTCGGCTGCCAGACACAGAAG TGGAAGCTCTGAAGCAAATAAAAAAAACGCTCGGTTGGGACTTGAAGAACATAGATCCATGCAGTAAGGGGGGGATTATTTCAAACCCAGTTCGCTCAACATCAGAAATAATTAATGTTTCATGTGATTGCTCCATTGCTCATGACAACTTCTGCCATATCATTGCCAT AATTCTGAGTGCACAAAATCTTCAAGGAAAACTTCCTCCAGAACTTGTCAAGCTGCCATACCTTCAAGAGAT TAATCTTACCCGCAATTACCTTAGCGGTACGATTCCTAGAGAATGGGGTACGATGAACCTTACCAAAAT TGCACTTGTTGCAAACGGACTGAGTGGTGAAATCCCTAAGGAGCTAGCAAACATCACCACTCTCAAAACTTT GTCCTTAGAGTTCAATAATTTCTATGGAAATCTTTCAGTTCTTGGGTCTCTTCCACACCTTGAAATACT GCATCTTACCTCTAATAATTTCACTGGAGAACTGCCTGAAACATTTTCAAATCTAATCACATTAAAGGAACT CCGTCTTGGTGATAATCAATTCTCAGGAAAAATACCTAATTTCATACAAAAATGGACAGGACTTGAAAATTT GAGGATTAGTGACCTGAATGGACCTGAGTCTAAATTCCCACCTCTCGATAATATGACAAACTTGGGAGTATT GATATTAAGGAGTTGCAACATTAATGACACAATCCCTAAGTATCttggaaattttaaaaatttgaaaacatt AGACCTCAGCTATAACAAATTAGGAGGAGAAATTCCAAAGTTTCTTACATCGCTATCAAGTATAAAGTACAT ATATTTAACTGGAAACATTCTCACTGGACAAGTGCCCGCCGATTGGACTGCACCCAT AGATCTTTCATATAACAACTTCAGCAACTCCCCAGAAACAGTAACATGTCAAATGTCAAACAT GAACTTGTTTGCGAGTTTTGCAAAAGGCAACAACAC AGGACCTCTTTCTTGTGGGCAAAGCAAAGAAAAATGCCCAAAAT ACTATTATTCTTTCCATATAAATTGTGGTGGAGATAGTAGTGTACAGAAAGGAAGGATAACATATGAGAGTGATTCATATAAGGGAGTACCATTTAAGAAAAGTACAGTTGAATCATCAAATTGGGCAATTAGTACAACTGGTGGTGATTTCATGGATAATGTTCATCAGTACGACCTTATCCAAGAAAATGAAACCAAACTTGCCATAGTTGATGATGTTGATCTTTATACAAAGGCACGTGGTTCTCCCATTTCTTTGACTTACTATGGGTTTTGCCTGGCAAATGGAAACTACACCGTCAATCTCCACTTTGCAGAGATCGTTTTTATCAATGGCACCACATATAGCAGCCTAGGAAGGCGTGTATTTGATGTATACATTCAGGTATCTATTTGA